CCTTTTCTTTAACGGGGAGTACAGCCACACCGTACTTAAAACTGCTAAGCCCGGCGACTTCCGGGTACAACATTTCTTCGGTGGCACGGTGCATACGCCAGAGCCGCCCGCGCACTTGCTGGAGACAGCGCATAACATCGTGGACAATTACGCACAAGGCTGCCTGTACGCCCGTGTGGACGGTGTGGAAGTGAATGGAGAACTGGTGCTGATGGAACTGGAACTGATCGAGCCATTCCTTTTTATGGCCACTAGCGAAGGTGCTTTCGAACGCTACTACGAGGCACTACTGACACAACTGCAACTGCCTGAGGCCAGCATAGCTTAAGCCTTATCCGGGCTGTGGAATACGAGCATCGGAACCTGCACTTCCAGCACCAGTTTTTTGGTGAGACTGGGGTGCAGGATGCTGCTGAGTAGCGAACGCTGGTGGTTAGTAACCGCAATAAGCTCCACCTGCTCCTGCGTTACAAACTCCTCCAAGGCATCAGCTACATCATCTCCCTCCAACAGCTTAAACCCGATGTTCTGAGTTGATGCACTCCCTTGCAGGCTTTCACGGAGCTGTTCGAGTTGCTGCCTGTCCTTCTTCTCAGTGTCATCAGAGCCGATGTGCACGCACAGGATTTGGGCGTTAAACGGCTGCAGCAACTCCTGCAGCGAATGGATTGCCTGTGCATCGGTCTTGCTGAAATCAGTGGCGTAAAGAATGCGGCTGAAGCCATGCCCACGGTAGTGCCCGGGCACGGTTAAAAGTGGTACTTCGGCCTCATCCACCATTTTTGTGGTGATGGTGCCGAACAGGGAGCGGGAGTAGTCATCCTCCCCCTTTGTGCCCATCACCAACAAGTCGGGTTTATACTCAGCTACCTGCTCCGGAATAACATCCTCGGGCATGCCGTTGACAAAAGCGCGCTTTAGCAGCACGTGCGGCGCTGCTCCCGTTGCCTTGATTTCTTTGTAAAGGGCATCCAGCTGAGCATGTCCGTCCTCCTGGTTGCGGTGCAGCACGCGATCCGTAATGGCCTCCGAGGCGGGACTCAGCGAACTGCGGCCCGTGTCAGCGAAGGGATCGTCAAGTTCAGGGTCCAGCAGGTAGTCGCTGAAGCAGTGCAGCAGCAGTATCTCGGCTTCCGGGTAAGGTGCGGCCAGGTGCAGGGCGTATTTACAGGCGTTTCTGGAATTATCGGTAAAATCTACGGGTATCAGGATTTTGAACATGGGAATGGGGTTATGGCTTGGGAGGTGTATACGCAGTGTGCGCCGCATGTTGTTATCCCCACACCTGAAACAATGCACCATACTATAAATTTTTCTACGCGAACCGGGGAGCGGGGCCTTCGGGTAAGTTCAAAAAAAGGCTTAGTTTTGTAGACAGAAAACACCGCCCATGCCGAAACGCATAGTATTCATATTTATTGGGTTAGTTATACTTGCCTCCCTGGTCTTTTACGGATTCAGCCGTTGGCAGGGCTCCAGGGAGATAGTTGACCTGTGGGCGCTGGTGCCCGAGGATGCAGCGGTGGTGGTGGAAACAAACAACCACCAGGCACTGGTAGACCACCTGGAGGAGACAGAGCTGTGGCAGAGCTTTTCGGTGCTGCCTTTCATTCAGACGTTGGAGGAAGACATCATGTACCTCGACAGCGTGGCGCCGGGCAGTCAGCGCCTCGAGCGCTTCCTGGACAAGAAAGATATTCTGACCTCGGTGCACATTGCCGGCAAAACCGACGTGGCCTTTGTCTTCTACGTTCCTGTCAGCACCGTGGGGGAGCACCGTTTTTTACGGTCACTCACTGAGGACATTGACAAAAGCCCGATTTTCACACAAGACACCCGCGAGTACCAGGGCCACCTGCTAACCGACATCGCCAACACCCGCACCGGCCGTAGCTTTACGTATTTCACCTATCACAACAACATCATACTTAGTGCTTCGCCCGTGTTGGTGGAGGAGATTGTGCGGCGCATTACGCGCGGCAACCCCACTTCCATAGCCGCTGAATTCAAGAACACCAACTACCTGGCACAGCCCGAAGTATACGCCAACGTTTTTGTGAATTACCGCGTGCTCCCCGACCTGCTGGGCCTGTTCTTAAGCGATGAGGTGATGCCGACTGTGCGCTACCTGGCTACGCTGTGCCAGAATGCCATGCTGGAACTGAAACTGGAGAAGGGGGAGATATTCCTGAACGGCTTCTCCACGCCAGAGAAGCTGAAGAACTCCCTGCACCAGGTGATGCAGCCGCAGGCCCCACAGCCGCTGGGGGTAAAGGCCTACCTGCCCAACCGGACGGCATTGTTGCTGCACTTCGGGCTGGAAGAGATCGAGCGCCTGCGCCTCCCGTTGCAGCATAACAAATCAACCTACGCCACTACGGTAGACAGCCTGGCCCAGACACTTAGCCAGGAGGCGGCCCTCGCGTACCTGGAGTCTGGCAGCATCAACCAAAGCCCTGAAAAAGTGGCTTATGTGCACCTGGGCCAACCAATGCTGGCGCAAAGGCTGCTGACGCAGCTGAACAAGCAGGTGTCGGCGGCGCGCCAGCAAAAGCCCCTCACCGAGAAGTATGGCAGCTATACGTTGCAACTGCTGAACGTTCCGGAACTGCCGGCACAGCTGTTAGGCCGTGTGTTCTCCGGGTTTGAGCAAAGCTATGTGGTGCAAGTAGGCGATTACCTGCTCATTGCCGAAGAGATGGCCACGCTGCGCCACCTGCTGGATGATATCTCGGAGGAGAAGGTATGGGGTAAATCAGTTGGACAAACGGCTTTTATAGCCAAAACACTGCAGGAGGCGAACATGAGCGTTTACCTGAATACGGTGAATGCCTGGTATGTCCTGAATCGCTATATTACCGAGGAGGACCGGGACAACCTGCTGCGGCACGCGCCGCTCATCAAGCGGTTCTCGCAGGTAAGCCTGCAGTTCTCCATTGTGGAGGGAGAGTACTACACCAGCATGGTGGTGCGCAAGCCCGAGCAGATTAACAATGCCGGGCAGAACACGCTGGTGACCGAGGAGATCATCCGGTTTAATTCACGCCTGGTTACGCGTCCGTTCCCGCTACAGAACGCCGTGGACAGGAGCCGGGAGGTAGTGGTGCAGGACTCCTCCTTTGTGCTCCATAATATTACGGCGGGCGGCAAGCGCGGCTGGACGGACACCCTCGGTGCTTCGCTGCAGACCGATGTGAAGCAGATAGAGTATGGCGCGGACAAGAAACTGCGCTACCTGTTTGCCACCTCCAGTCAGATACACGCCATTAACAACCAGGGGCAGCCGCTGGATAACTTCCCCTTCAACCTGCCCGATTCCCTGACGGTGCAGCACCTGGCCGTGTTTGACTATGAGAAGAACGGAAACCACCGCCTGCTGGTGGATGATAACATGGGCAACCTGTACATGTACGACATGCAGGGCACGGCCATACAGGGCTGGCAGCCGCGCCGCCTGGATTACCGCCTGGCAGCCGAGCCACAGCACCTGCGCGTAGGCGGCAACGATGTAATCCTGGCATTGCTGGAGAACGGCTACATCTACGCCCTGAACCGCAGCGGCGAAACGCTGCCGGGTTTTCCGATCAGTTTGGGTGCACCACTTACCTCCGGGGCAGTGGCCAAGGTGGGCGCAGACCTGAAGCGCACCGAGATCACCGCCGTGACCCGGTATGGCAATGTGGTCACCTTTAACCTGCAGGGCCGGGTGCTGAACACTGAACAGTTGCTGCGCCCAAGCAAGCGCGCTTTGTTTGAGCTGGTGCCTGAGGCGAGCAATGGCCGTTCGTTTGTGATTGCGCGGCAGGAGCAGGGAAAACTGGCCCTGTTCGACCAGGACCTGAATGAGCTGTTCGAGAAGCGCTACGTTACCTCAGCCTCTAAAATTGTGCAGTACTTTAACTTCGGGGGAGACAATAGGATTGTGGCCATTACTGAGCGCGGGCCTCAGAAAACGTATCTCTACGATATGAAAGGCAACCTCATCGGTAATCGTACGCTGGAGAATTACCAGCCGGTAACCATCTACTTCAACGAAACCAGCAACAGCTACACCCTCTACCGAGTACACCGAAACGAGCTAATGAAACTGGAGTTCACGGTAGGCGAGTAAGGAGCAGCTTTATTCTGCCGCACGGCAAGTATAACATCACTCTAAAAACTCCTGAACCAGCCCTTGCGGTAAAAGAAAATCAGTTGAGAAACGATCAGGAGTCCCATTAAACTGACTAAAATCGGGTAGGCATACGGCTCATACAGCTCTGGCATGTTGTAGGGCAATACGCGGCCTGTCTCAGGGTCCTCGCGTGAGAAGTTCATCCCATACAAGCCCACAATAAAGCTTAGCGGAATAAAGATGCTGGAGATAATGGTGAGCACTTTCATGATCTCGTTCATGCGGTTGCTCACCGTAGACATGTGCAGGTCCACCAAGCTGGAGGCCATTTCCTTGTGGTTGTCTATCAGGTCGATGAGCTGGATGGTATGGTCATAGGCGTCGCGGAAGTAGGCTTTGAGGCTCTCGTGAATTACCTCCTCGTCCATGCGCAGCAGCTCGGTCATTTTATCGCGCTCTGGCCACACAATGCGGCGGAGTTTTACCAGCTCGCTTTTCAGGTCCAGGATGAGCGCCAGGTTGTTGCGCGATGGCTGCAACAGCACCTGCTGCTCCATGTCTTCGATATAATCGCCCATGTCGGCAATTACCGGGAAATAGTAATCCAGCACCACGTCCATCATGGCATAGGCCATGTAGATGGTTGGCCGCTTCCGGATCACGCCTTTGCCCACGCGGATGCGCTCACGCAACGGGTCGAGGCAATCCTCGTAATCGCTTTGCAGGCTAAGCACATAGTTGGGTCCTGTGAAGAGCGAGAGCTGCACATCTTCCAGCGTCTTGTTTTCGGTGGACCAGCGGAGCATGCGCGAGATGATGAACAGGCGGTTTTTATCGAACTGCTCTACCTTGGGGCGCTGGTAGTCGTTTACCACGTCTTCCATCTGCAAGGGGTGCAGGTTAAAATCCACGGCCAACTGTTCCAGCATCTTCTCATCCCGGTAGCCGCGAATATCAATCCAATGCCGCGCATCCGGTCTGGAAGTAACGCGTTGCACCAGCTCCGGGTAAGTCTTTACCTCCAGCTCCTCAAAAAAGTCCTCGCTAAACGACATCAGGAAAAAGCGCGGCGCAAAAGCCTCAAACGGAATAAACAGGGAGCCCGGTTTTACGCCGGCTTTGCGTTGCAGGATCTTGTCTCGGGAGCGGTTGTGCTTGCGTTTGGCCATCAGGGGAGTATAGGAAAAAGTAAAGTTAAAGAGTTCAGGTTAGAAAGCTATAAAGTTGAAGCAGGCATCAGGTAGTGGGGGAGTCGGCTAGTTCTTCGACTTTAACGCCTTCCATCTCTTCTAGTTTTTGTGTGATTTCCTCCTGCAGGCTCTTCCGTACTTCCAGGGTGAGGCGGCAATCCAGCATAAACCGCTGCTCCCTCACCGTCAGGTCATACTCCTTCACCAGGCTCATCACGTCGTTCATTTGCGGGTAGTCGTAATGCGCCTGCAGCAGCGTTGTTTCGTGTTTTTCAAGAATAGTGGCCTGAGCGATGGCTTCCGCAGCGGCCACTTTATAGGCATTGATCAGGCCGCTGACACCAAGTTTCGTGCCTCCAAAGTAACGCACCACCACGATCAGCACATTGCTAAGCCCAGCAGAGCGCATCTGCCCAAGTATGGGATCGCCGGCCGAGTGGTTGGGTTCGCCGTCGTCATTGGCGCGATAGCGGGTTTGGTCGGCCCCCAGGATGTAGGCATAGCAGTGGTGGCGGGCGTCGTAGTACTTTTTCCGAAGCTCGGCGAGCGTGTCCTTCACGTCCTCCTCAGAATAAACGGGGAAAGCGAGGGCAATGAATTTACTTCCTTTTTCTTTGTACAAACCCTCTGAGGGCGCTTCTATGGTTCTGTAGGTGTCTTCCATGGTTGCTGCTGCTGGCAACCTGCAAGTTAGCCAAAGCCTTGCAAGGGTAAAAATTATCGTATCTCTCTAAAATGGTTTACTTTTGCGGGTATACCAACAGCCTGACCTTTGCCAGCCACACCATACTTGCTTTCCTTCGACCACGTGGGTAGCCCGGAGAGCGGCTATATCACCAGCACCCAGTTGGCCGATAACATTCCCTTCGTGATAAAGCGGGTGTTCTGGACGCAGGGAACGCCCCCGGAGACAACCCGCGGCCACCACGCCAACATGGCTACCGAGGAGGTGCTGGTTGCCCTGACCGGAAGTATAAAAGTGCTGATCGACACGGGCCATGCGCGGCAGGAGTTTGAGCTGACGCATCCGCAGCAGGGGCTGTACGTGCCGGCCATGTGCTGGGTAGAGTTGCGCTTCTCGGAGGGAGCCACGGCCCTTTGCCTCACCTCCACCGACTATAGCAAGAAAGACTACATCCGCGATTATGCTTACTTTAAGAAACTGACGACAC
Above is a window of Pontibacter akesuensis DNA encoding:
- a CDS encoding sugar 3,4-ketoisomerase is translated as MPATPYLLSFDHVGSPESGYITSTQLADNIPFVIKRVFWTQGTPPETTRGHHANMATEEVLVALTGSIKVLIDTGHARQEFELTHPQQGLYVPAMCWVELRFSEGATALCLTSTDYSKKDYIRDYAYFKKLTTHGAL
- a CDS encoding universal stress protein, yielding MFKILIPVDFTDNSRNACKYALHLAAPYPEAEILLLHCFSDYLLDPELDDPFADTGRSSLSPASEAITDRVLHRNQEDGHAQLDALYKEIKATGAAPHVLLKRAFVNGMPEDVIPEQVAEYKPDLLVMGTKGEDDYSRSLFGTITTKMVDEAEVPLLTVPGHYRGHGFSRILYATDFSKTDAQAIHSLQELLQPFNAQILCVHIGSDDTEKKDRQQLEQLRESLQGSASTQNIGFKLLEGDDVADALEEFVTQEQVELIAVTNHQRSLLSSILHPSLTKKLVLEVQVPMLVFHSPDKA
- a CDS encoding IMPACT family protein, encoding MEDTYRTIEAPSEGLYKEKGSKFIALAFPVYSEEDVKDTLAELRKKYYDARHHCYAYILGADQTRYRANDDGEPNHSAGDPILGQMRSAGLSNVLIVVVRYFGGTKLGVSGLINAYKVAAAEAIAQATILEKHETTLLQAHYDYPQMNDVMSLVKEYDLTVREQRFMLDCRLTLEVRKSLQEEITQKLEEMEGVKVEELADSPTT
- the corA gene encoding magnesium/cobalt transporter CorA translates to MAKRKHNRSRDKILQRKAGVKPGSLFIPFEAFAPRFFLMSFSEDFFEELEVKTYPELVQRVTSRPDARHWIDIRGYRDEKMLEQLAVDFNLHPLQMEDVVNDYQRPKVEQFDKNRLFIISRMLRWSTENKTLEDVQLSLFTGPNYVLSLQSDYEDCLDPLRERIRVGKGVIRKRPTIYMAYAMMDVVLDYYFPVIADMGDYIEDMEQQVLLQPSRNNLALILDLKSELVKLRRIVWPERDKMTELLRMDEEVIHESLKAYFRDAYDHTIQLIDLIDNHKEMASSLVDLHMSTVSNRMNEIMKVLTIISSIFIPLSFIVGLYGMNFSREDPETGRVLPYNMPELYEPYAYPILVSLMGLLIVSQLIFFYRKGWFRSF